A stretch of Desulfotalea psychrophila LSv54 DNA encodes these proteins:
- the recJ gene encoding single-stranded-DNA-specific exonuclease RecJ: MSRKNPIEQILSLRGYQEAQAIEEFLSPRLSSLPHPFTMLGMKEAVAEVLRAIDEGLPILIWGDYDVDGTTGTSILVNFFERIDVKVYWHIPSRLTEGYGLNLTYFQNLPWAEEHFLLITVDCGISNATEIEAIKKRGGRVIVTDHHQLPKRVPNCTVLNPSNEKCPFYGTSLAGVGVAFYLVAGVRNALVSGELNGKYSQSTPNLKSFLGFVAFGTLADVVPLTPVNRLLVKAGVESFARTEFIGLQALLESSDIADGSVTSDDIGFNLAPKVNAAGRYGVAHQVVELLTSKEAEPAYKIAKTLTKLNNDRKLLCKENMAEIETLLHIETIKADACIIVEGDFFEGILGILASRLVDRFHLPAIVFSRAADGDLKGSARSIEEINILDVITETSFLLKKFGGHKMAAGMSMSPLNFAAFRSAFVENLQRAEVKEIKQESRYELDASVEQVFNPDSLALYQKMEPFGPGNPQPTFYDAHALIVAARPVGQSKEHLQLTIRGKYGDNIKAIGFNLGEKGRNVIAGSTVKIIFTPTINRFKERVSWQARILDIL; this comes from the coding sequence GTGTCCAGAAAAAATCCAATCGAACAGATCCTCTCTCTGCGAGGATACCAAGAGGCGCAGGCAATAGAAGAATTTCTCTCCCCCCGGCTCTCCTCTCTGCCACACCCTTTTACCATGCTGGGCATGAAGGAGGCCGTGGCAGAAGTTCTCCGGGCCATAGATGAAGGTCTGCCCATTCTTATCTGGGGTGACTATGATGTCGATGGCACGACGGGGACCTCGATTCTGGTAAATTTTTTTGAGAGGATAGACGTTAAGGTCTACTGGCATATCCCCAGTAGGCTTACCGAGGGCTACGGTCTAAACCTTACCTATTTTCAAAATCTTCCTTGGGCGGAGGAGCACTTTCTTCTCATTACCGTAGATTGCGGTATCTCTAACGCTACTGAAATAGAGGCCATAAAGAAGAGGGGCGGCAGAGTAATTGTCACCGATCACCACCAACTACCCAAAAGAGTTCCCAACTGTACAGTATTAAATCCCAGTAACGAAAAATGCCCCTTTTATGGGACATCTCTGGCAGGGGTTGGGGTTGCCTTCTATCTGGTTGCAGGTGTTCGCAATGCCCTTGTCTCAGGTGAGCTGAATGGCAAATACAGCCAATCTACGCCAAATTTAAAATCCTTTCTCGGCTTTGTCGCCTTTGGCACCCTGGCCGATGTTGTCCCCCTCACCCCTGTAAATCGGCTCCTGGTTAAGGCCGGGGTAGAGTCATTTGCCCGCACAGAATTTATTGGCCTACAGGCATTGCTAGAGTCATCTGACATTGCCGATGGCTCGGTAACCTCAGATGATATCGGCTTTAATCTGGCACCCAAGGTCAATGCCGCGGGCAGGTATGGTGTGGCCCATCAAGTTGTAGAGTTATTGACAAGTAAAGAGGCAGAACCGGCCTATAAAATTGCCAAAACGCTGACCAAGCTCAACAACGACAGGAAGTTACTCTGTAAAGAAAATATGGCTGAGATAGAGACACTTCTCCATATAGAGACGATCAAGGCAGATGCTTGCATTATTGTTGAGGGTGACTTTTTTGAAGGAATTTTAGGGATACTGGCATCCAGGCTGGTGGATCGTTTTCATCTACCGGCAATAGTTTTTTCTCGGGCTGCGGATGGCGACCTTAAGGGTTCAGCCCGCTCCATCGAGGAAATTAATATTCTCGATGTAATAACCGAGACCTCTTTTCTGTTAAAAAAATTTGGTGGTCATAAAATGGCCGCCGGCATGAGCATGTCCCCGCTCAATTTTGCCGCCTTCAGGTCGGCATTTGTAGAGAATCTACAGAGGGCAGAGGTGAAGGAGATTAAGCAGGAAAGCAGATATGAGCTTGACGCCTCCGTTGAGCAGGTTTTCAACCCGGACAGCTTAGCCCTCTACCAAAAAATGGAACCATTCGGTCCAGGAAATCCTCAACCAACATTTTATGATGCCCACGCCCTTATCGTCGCAGCAAGACCCGTAGGTCAGAGTAAAGAGCATCTGCAGCTGACAATCAGAGGGAAATACGGCGACAATATAAAGGCCATCGGCTTTAACCTTGGTGAAAAGGGACGGAACGTCATTGCCGGCTCAACGGTGAAAATAATTTTTACTCCTACCATTAATCGTTTTAAAGAGAGGGTCAGCTGGCAGGCTCGTATCCTCGATATCTTATAA
- the miaA gene encoding tRNA (adenosine(37)-N6)-dimethylallyltransferase MiaA codes for MEKIKQPVLVLVGPTAIGKTALSLQLARQFSCEVVSMDSMQVYRHMDIGTAKISKEEQGEVPHHLLDIVEPDEHYDASMYCRDALRTITEIHARGHIPLVTGGTGLYLQSLTKGFFEGPPSDSAVRERLQEELDNLGPEEMHARLEQLDPLSAQRLHPNDSYRVMRALEIFAITGKPWSQLLSQHKPENQFANMLQIGLTCDRPLLYDRINMRTQIMLDAGLEEEVRGLLDMGYSRELRSMGSIGYKHMANFIFGDWEFEEMKTLLARDTRRYAKRQYTWFNKDEDLHWYQKESKAEIVDRVGQWLEDQLSKNL; via the coding sequence ATGGAAAAAATAAAACAACCAGTCCTTGTCCTTGTTGGTCCCACCGCAATTGGCAAGACGGCACTATCTCTTCAGCTGGCACGTCAGTTTAGCTGTGAAGTTGTCTCCATGGACTCCATGCAAGTCTATCGTCATATGGACATTGGCACGGCAAAGATCAGCAAGGAGGAGCAGGGGGAGGTCCCCCATCATCTCCTTGATATTGTCGAGCCTGACGAGCACTATGATGCCTCAATGTACTGTCGAGATGCACTACGCACCATTACCGAGATCCACGCCCGTGGCCATATTCCCCTTGTCACCGGCGGGACAGGTCTCTATCTGCAGAGCCTGACCAAGGGTTTTTTTGAGGGCCCTCCCAGTGACAGTGCCGTCCGGGAAAGGCTTCAAGAAGAACTTGACAATCTTGGCCCGGAAGAGATGCATGCCAGGCTGGAGCAACTGGATCCTCTCTCTGCTCAGCGCCTGCATCCCAACGACTCTTACCGGGTAATGCGAGCACTTGAAATTTTTGCCATTACTGGAAAACCATGGTCCCAGCTTCTCTCCCAACACAAACCGGAGAACCAGTTTGCCAATATGTTACAGATAGGTCTCACCTGTGATCGCCCCCTCCTCTATGATCGCATCAATATGCGTACCCAAATCATGCTTGATGCAGGTTTAGAAGAAGAGGTAAGAGGACTTCTTGATATGGGTTACTCCCGGGAACTCAGATCCATGGGTTCCATTGGATATAAGCATATGGCTAATTTTATCTTTGGTGACTGGGAATTTGAAGAGATGAAGACCCTCCTGGCTCGGGACACAAGAAGATACGCAAAGCGACAGTACACCTGGTTTAATAAAGATGAAGATCTACACTGGTATCAAAAAGAGAGTAAAGCTGAAATTGTAGATAGGGTAGGGCAGTGGCTTGAAGACCAGTTAAGTAAAAATCTCTAG
- a CDS encoding ComEA family DNA-binding protein — protein sequence MKNIWQTIMAGNYDGRIYLLVFVALLMFIHPLLFFLEQEETEQLSLQINYDELIIVQAETDASAPINEKSMVLLPLLFAPIPVNMATTELLQTIPGIGPALGQRIVEERGRNGVYDSPESLRRVSGIGASRAQKIGRYLSFQHP from the coding sequence ATGAAAAATATATGGCAGACCATCATGGCCGGCAACTATGATGGCAGAATTTATCTCCTTGTTTTTGTAGCTCTCCTAATGTTTATTCACCCCCTTCTCTTTTTCCTGGAGCAAGAGGAGACAGAGCAGCTCTCCCTACAGATAAACTATGACGAATTGATTATTGTCCAGGCGGAGACGGATGCCAGTGCTCCGATCAATGAGAAAAGCATGGTACTCCTGCCCCTGCTCTTTGCCCCCATTCCTGTAAACATGGCAACAACTGAACTCCTGCAAACTATTCCTGGCATTGGTCCCGCCCTGGGACAAAGAATTGTTGAAGAGAGAGGACGGAACGGAGTATATGATAGTCCGGAGTCACTTCGCCGGGTTTCAGGCATTGGTGCCAGTCGAGCCCAAAAGATCGGTCGCTATCTTTCATTTCAACATCCCTAG
- a CDS encoding tRNA (cytidine(34)-2'-O)-methyltransferase produces the protein MTTYRCPTVDYTSHLNIVLVEPEIPPNTGSIARLCGATNAILHLVHPLGFSTDDKHLRRAGLDYWKFVNIVYWESFEAFLSQCDKDNMYFFTTKTEKSYTEAKFKQGDFLIFGKETKGLPKPILDLHPDRCLTLPMPNPNIRSLNLAMTAGIVLYEAMRQVGENV, from the coding sequence ATGACAACATACAGGTGCCCTACCGTGGACTACACATCCCATCTTAATATTGTTCTTGTCGAACCGGAAATTCCACCCAATACAGGCTCAATTGCCAGGCTTTGCGGTGCGACAAACGCCATCCTTCATCTTGTTCATCCCCTGGGCTTTTCAACCGACGATAAACACCTGCGTAGAGCTGGGCTTGATTATTGGAAATTTGTCAACATTGTCTATTGGGAGAGCTTTGAGGCCTTTTTGAGTCAATGTGATAAGGATAATATGTACTTCTTTACTACCAAGACAGAGAAGAGCTATACAGAGGCCAAATTTAAACAGGGAGATTTTCTTATCTTTGGTAAAGAGACAAAGGGCTTGCCCAAACCGATACTTGATCTCCATCCCGATCGTTGTTTGACTCTGCCGATGCCAAACCCCAATATTCGCAGTCTTAACCTGGCAATGACCGCAGGAATTGTTCTTTATGAGGCCATGCGTCAGGTTGGCGAAAACGTATAA
- the serC gene encoding 3-phosphoserine/phosphohydroxythreonine transaminase produces MADRVYNFSAGPATLPFEVLEQAGKDIVNFKETGSGLIEISHRSPEFIEVIEKTESLVRELLEVPDNYKVLFLQGGASSQFFMVPMNLLGAGKKATYLNTGTWAKKAIKEAQLFGDIDVAYSSEESIFNHVPANDAYQVAEESEYLYFASNNTIYGTQFETMPQSKKMLVADMSSDIFSRKVDVSKFGLIFAGAQKNLGPAGVTLVIIRDDLLEKTPAHTPTMLSYKTHADKGSMFNTPPCFAIYVMGEVLAWLKNLGGVEKIEEINREKAALLYSQIDASDYYRVHAQDGSRSLMNVTFNLPTAELEAKFIAEASALQMKGLKGHRSIGGCRASIYNAFPREGVVKLVEFMQVFAANNPA; encoded by the coding sequence ATGGCTGATCGCGTATATAATTTCAGTGCTGGTCCGGCAACCCTTCCCTTTGAAGTTTTAGAGCAGGCAGGAAAAGATATTGTCAATTTCAAGGAGACTGGTAGTGGCCTCATCGAAATTAGCCATCGTTCGCCGGAGTTTATTGAGGTTATAGAGAAGACAGAATCTCTTGTACGTGAATTACTTGAGGTTCCAGATAATTACAAGGTGCTCTTTCTTCAAGGTGGTGCTTCGAGCCAGTTTTTTATGGTGCCGATGAATCTGCTTGGCGCGGGTAAAAAGGCAACTTATCTCAATACCGGTACCTGGGCTAAAAAGGCTATCAAAGAGGCACAACTCTTTGGTGATATTGATGTCGCCTACTCTTCCGAGGAGAGTATCTTCAATCATGTACCTGCAAACGATGCCTATCAGGTTGCTGAGGAGAGCGAATATCTCTACTTTGCCTCTAATAACACCATCTATGGTACCCAATTTGAGACTATGCCACAGAGTAAGAAGATGCTTGTGGCTGATATGTCTTCCGATATTTTTTCCCGTAAGGTGGATGTTAGCAAATTTGGCCTTATCTTTGCTGGGGCCCAGAAAAATCTTGGACCAGCAGGTGTTACTCTGGTTATTATTCGTGACGATCTCTTGGAGAAAACTCCTGCTCACACCCCTACCATGTTAAGCTATAAGACCCATGCCGATAAGGGCTCTATGTTTAACACTCCCCCATGCTTTGCCATTTATGTAATGGGAGAGGTTCTTGCGTGGTTGAAGAATCTTGGTGGTGTTGAAAAAATAGAGGAAATTAACAGAGAAAAGGCTGCTCTGCTTTACTCACAGATAGATGCCAGTGATTATTATCGGGTTCACGCTCAGGACGGATCCCGTTCTCTGATGAATGTTACCTTTAATTTGCCAACGGCTGAGCTTGAAGCAAAGTTCATCGCTGAGGCTTCAGCCTTACAGATGAAGGGTCTTAAGGGTCATCGCTCTATTGGCGGTTGCCGTGCTTCTATCTACAATGCCTTTCCACGTGAAGGTGTGGTGAAGCTTGTTGAGTTTATGCAGGTATTTGCTGCAAATAACCCAGCGTAA
- a CDS encoding radical SAM protein: MDYVGTIIRPPSEAHSLLLQISLGCSHNGCTFCGAYRDKRFRAKPIETVLGDIEKARTLLPSPTSLFLADGDALALPQMHLLKILCAIKDKLPWVKRINSYASPRSLLQKTTNQLIRLRKLGLSRIYLGLESGADEVLCSVNKGACASQIIEGGKKALDSGLYLSTSIILGLGGKRYSKLHAQKTAEALSILRPQHIAALTLMILPETPLAHSYAGKEFLPLSSHEILQELKWLVAGIDVDKAQFHANHASNHLHLSGKLPRDKENFIHLIDRACAGKLPLMPDYMRSL; encoded by the coding sequence ATGGATTACGTCGGCACTATAATTCGCCCGCCCAGTGAGGCCCACTCTCTTCTCCTGCAAATAAGCCTTGGCTGTTCTCATAATGGTTGCACTTTTTGCGGGGCATATAGGGATAAAAGGTTCAGGGCAAAGCCAATAGAAACTGTCCTGGGAGATATCGAAAAGGCCCGTACCCTTTTGCCTTCCCCTACAAGTTTGTTTTTGGCAGATGGTGATGCCCTTGCCCTCCCCCAGATGCATCTGCTTAAAATACTCTGTGCCATTAAGGATAAACTTCCCTGGGTAAAACGGATTAATTCCTATGCCTCCCCTCGTTCTCTATTGCAAAAAACTACAAATCAGTTAATAAGGCTGAGGAAGTTAGGACTCAGCCGGATCTATCTGGGCCTGGAAAGTGGCGCAGATGAGGTACTTTGTTCTGTAAACAAGGGTGCCTGTGCGAGTCAAATAATAGAAGGTGGCAAAAAAGCCCTTGATTCAGGTCTGTATCTTTCCACAAGTATCATTCTTGGTCTTGGTGGGAAACGCTACAGTAAACTTCATGCTCAGAAAACGGCAGAGGCCCTCAGTATTCTCAGGCCTCAACATATTGCCGCCCTTACCCTGATGATTTTGCCAGAGACGCCCCTTGCCCATAGCTATGCAGGCAAGGAGTTTTTGCCACTGAGTTCCCATGAAATTCTGCAGGAACTGAAATGGCTTGTTGCAGGTATAGACGTTGACAAAGCTCAGTTTCATGCAAATCATGCATCTAACCATCTGCATCTTTCGGGCAAATTACCGAGGGATAAAGAAAATTTCATTCATTTGATTGACAGGGCCTGTGCGGGCAAACTGCCACTCATGCCTGATTATATGAGGTCGCTTTAA
- the rlmN gene encoding 23S rRNA (adenine(2503)-C(2))-methyltransferase RlmN, with translation MQEEITTNREKIDLKNLSQDQLVEFAEKLGQPAFRGRQIMSWLYRPEVRDFEQMTDLAKVFRKLLAENSFFSHFDDPIIERAKDGCVKFGFRLHDGHVIETVLIPEPDRNTLCISSQVGCAMKCTFCMTGGMGFTRNLTPSEIVNQVCAARDFLANEPADKLIGPDRVTNVVYMGMGEPLNNLENVLTSISILTEQKGLDLTGRRITVSTCGIVANMARLGQEAPVNLAISLHAVDDKTRDMLMPVNNRYPLDELLEACRTYPMGKRRRIMFEYIMLAGINDSDTEARTLARKLQEIPCKINLIPYNESPGLPYKSPGMKRILSFQNILREANYSVFIRNSRGEDIAAACGQLATDETTKQS, from the coding sequence ATGCAGGAAGAGATAACTACAAATAGAGAAAAAATAGATCTTAAAAATTTAAGTCAAGATCAGCTTGTTGAATTTGCTGAAAAACTAGGACAGCCTGCCTTTCGTGGTCGGCAAATTATGTCCTGGCTTTATCGCCCTGAAGTACGGGACTTTGAGCAGATGACAGATCTTGCCAAGGTTTTTCGGAAGCTGCTTGCCGAAAATTCTTTCTTTTCTCACTTCGATGATCCCATCATTGAACGGGCAAAGGACGGTTGTGTTAAATTTGGTTTTCGCCTTCATGACGGCCATGTCATAGAAACTGTTCTTATTCCGGAGCCGGACCGTAATACCCTCTGTATTTCATCCCAGGTAGGTTGTGCGATGAAATGTACCTTCTGCATGACAGGTGGCATGGGCTTTACCCGTAATCTGACACCTTCTGAGATTGTTAATCAGGTATGTGCTGCTCGGGATTTTCTGGCAAACGAACCAGCCGACAAGCTTATCGGTCCTGACCGTGTTACCAATGTGGTTTATATGGGAATGGGGGAGCCATTGAATAATCTTGAAAATGTCCTCACCTCAATCTCCATTCTTACCGAACAAAAAGGGCTCGACCTTACGGGTCGAAGGATTACAGTCTCTACCTGTGGTATTGTTGCCAATATGGCTCGTCTTGGTCAGGAGGCACCGGTAAACCTCGCTATTTCCCTACATGCAGTGGATGATAAGACCCGAGACATGTTAATGCCTGTCAATAACCGTTATCCTCTTGATGAGTTGCTTGAAGCCTGTCGTACCTACCCCATGGGCAAGAGACGCAGGATTATGTTTGAGTACATCATGTTGGCAGGAATTAATGATTCAGATACAGAGGCCCGAACCCTTGCCCGTAAACTGCAGGAAATACCCTGTAAGATAAATTTAATCCCATATAATGAAAGTCCCGGACTTCCCTATAAGAGTCCAGGCATGAAGAGAATACTCTCCTTTCAGAATATACTTCGAGAGGCAAATTATTCGGTCTTTATTAGAAATAGTCGTGGTGAAGATATTGCTGCTGCCTGTGGACAGCTTGCCACCGATGAAACTACGAAGCAGAGCTAG